The Musa acuminata AAA Group cultivar baxijiao chromosome BXJ3-6, Cavendish_Baxijiao_AAA, whole genome shotgun sequence region GGCTAGTTTCTCACTCAAAAGGCTTGTCTGTTCATAACTAACCATGTTTGCTAATCCAGTCTACTTGGGTCAAGACTGGCCTTTCTTGGTCTCAATCTTGGGTTAGCTCAAGATTTTTATCCAGACATGGGcacttaaaagttaaaacctTGCATTCTAGTTTTTGGCTTGTACCATTACATACTGAACTTGTGATTCTCATGGTGACAAATGGTTTATTGTGATCTTTTACATTTATAATTAGTTGGTTATTCTTATACTCAGTAATAAATATAGGAGttgaggttttttttttaatgtataagAAAGGAGTTTCATGATGTCTTTATGCTtgaaaatcataataattatttaagAATTAAAATCAGTGAATGGTATAAGCTCGTTTTGTGTTCTTTCTTTCAAACAATAGGACAACTTTTTAACTGTTTATATCTGTCCCTTATCTCAATCACTAGTTTTCTCATTTCGAGCACCAATGTCAAAATGCTTGTCATGTTTGTTTTGTGTTTGTCTCAGATACCAGCACTTGTTAGACCCTTCTTAAATGTCAAGTAGTTTAAATATGTTAGGATTTTTATCACATCCATACACTTGTTAACACAGCCCATACACTACACTGTTGAGAGCCTTGTTCGCTGGGCTATCCTTTTTCATGCTTTCATGTCAGATGCTAAAATCATTCATGTATGGCTTCTGGCTTCAGTACTTGTCAAAAATTcgtaatatatattatttggaatttcgatatgccctattgtgtgtgtgtgtttcaaGTTCTTAAAAGAATGTTTGCTTCTTATATGAACGATTGTTATGTTTCTGTATCTTCTTACATATGATGATTACATATATTTTATACAGTACTAAGTGCATTATTACAGGAACATGAAAATATATTTACATTAGTAGATGTCATGTCATTCTGTATGATGCCCTACTTTTACAAGATTTGTCATGTTAGCCTGTCCCTATTTATCATGTTCATCTCCTCCTAGCTTATCAAAGTCTTTTTAATAACTTTGCAAAACTTGGTTCAGTGTTGCTAGGAACCTGCTCAATTCTATGTTGATCTGTTTGTCTCAATTGATTGTTGGAATCATAAAGACTTATTGCTTCGTTTtattgataaattctatgcaggaATCCTTAGCTCAAGCTCATGGTTCACAATGTGGCTTTTGCACTCCTGGATTTGTCATGTCAATGTATGCACTACTAAGATCATCTGGTGAACCACCTACTGAAGAGCAGATTGAAGAAAGCCTTGCTGGAAATTTGTGCCGCTGCACGGGTTATAGACCAATTCTTGATGCTTTTCGTGTCTTTGCTAAAACTGATGATTTATTATACGCTAAGACATCTTTGGAAAGCACCTCAGCTGGTGACTTAATTTGTCCTTCTAGTGGAAAACCATGCTCCTGTGGGAAAGGTACAGCTAACAGGAGGGACAACTCAGTTTGTGTCAAGCAATACAGCCCTGTCTTGTACAACAAAATTGATGGGAGTTTGTACTTTGAGAAGGAACTTATCTTCCCACCAGAGCTTATTTTAAGGAAAAATATGCCTCTGTGTTTGCATGGTTTTGGTGGAGTTAAGTGGTACAGACCTCTTAAACTTCAGCATGTATTAGATTTGAAGTCACGTTATCCAGATGCCAAACTTGTCGTTGGTAATACTGAAGTAGGTATCGAGacaaaattcaaaaattcccagTACCCAGTTTTAATATCTGTCACACATGTGCCAGAGCTTAACATATTAAGCATGAATGAAAATGAACTTGAGATCGGTGCTTCTGTTAGGCTAACTCTACTTCAGCAATTTCTTAGAAAGGTTATAATGCAACATCCTGTTGAAGAAACCTCATCATGCAAGGCCATTCTGAGGCAGCTGAAATGGTTCGCTGGAAATCAGATAAAGAATGTTGCTTCTGTCGGTGGAAATATCTGCACTGCTAGTCCAATATCAGACTTGAATCCACTTTGGATGGCTGCAGGAGCAATTATGCGGATCATGAACTGCAAAGGAAATGTTAGGACCATACCTGCAAAAGAGTTTTTTCTTGGTTACCGCAAAGTTGATCTTGCAAATGATGAAGTTTTACTCTCAGTTTTTCTACCATGGACTAGAAGTTTGGAATTTGTCAAAGAGTTCAAGCAAGCACACCGAAGGGAGGATGATATTGCACTTGTTAATGCTGGCATGCGTGTGCTTCTTAAACAAGATTGTGGAATCTGGGAAGTTTCTGATGTTTCCATTATTTATGGAGGGGTTGCCCCAGTTTCCTTAATTGCATCAAAAACTCAGAGTTTTCTCAGAAAAAAGAAATGGGACAATAACTTGTTGCAGGGTGCACTGAAAATTTTGCAAGAGGATATTGTACTTACAGAAGATGCACCGGGTGGAATGATTGAATTCCGCAAATCCCtaattttaagttttttcttcaaatttttttCATGGGTTACAAATGAGATGTATGAGAAAGGATCTTTCAGTGAAGGCTTGCATGGAAAACATCTATCAGCCATACAGGCTTATTCGAGACCACAAACTAGTGGAATTCAGAGCTATGACCTGACAAGACATGAGACAGCTGTGGGACAACCTGCAATTCATCTTTCATCAAAACTACAGGTAATAATATAGTTATTTTGTCACGTCTCTTGTCTAACCTTCATTTTTCTTGAAGACAATGTATAGTGAATGCATGTGAGTCCTTACACTGAGTTTTATCATCTAGTCATTTTGTTGATACGGGTCTTTATCATGCAATGTCATCTCATCTATTAGTGTATTGTTTAATTTTTATGGTACACTTTGTTTGTGATTAAAATTATGTAGTTGAGTAGCACAAGGCTTTACACTTCCTTGGAAAGTTGGTATGTTGATAGACTCAATTTTTGGAAGTAATCCCTTATTTCCAGAAGTAATCCTTAATTACAGAAGTAATCCCAGCTCAGATGGATTGTCTTGTAGCTGTAACTGAATGATAGAGATTTAAGTCTGGTAGTCTAGTACCATAAAGTCTTTAAGAAAAAGCAAATACCACCGATTAGGAAAGCATTCTGAAGATTTTGTGGTTGCATCTTAAAGCTCTTCACGATGACGGAGTAGAAATTGTACCTAAGTTGAACAGAAATTGGATTTTGTTTGTTTTCAGATTTGGCAATTGAACTGAAATCcattgataaaaaatgtagaattTCTGAAATTTAGTGGATTGATGAATTTAAGGGAATCTCAAAGTATTTCTGGCTGTTTGAGAGACATGAGAAATTTTATCTATAGGATGCTAAATTCTGAATGTCTGAAACCATGCAGAAAATCCATACTGAACTCTTAGCAGAATGATTGTTGACTGTATCTCTGGGCATGGGAACAAGCCTTTCCATTTTTATATTTGGTCTCCTTCTACAAGAAATAAAATTGATATATGCCCTTATTGGTGTGAATATGTCATAGGGGACGAAAAGTTGGTGTGATTATATGCTTCCATTTGTGTATCCCGTGTTTGTTTTCCATTTCGTTCCATTGCGTTACTTATATCCTCTGAAATAATCTCATTGCACAAAGTGATCAAAGTTTGAAGCTTCTAATCATCTCTTTGGTAGGTGCTGTAAGTTGTGTTGCATCAACTTGTGATATGGCGGTGACCCtggatttttcttttcttgtcaTGACTTCTCAGCAACCCCAGCCAACAATTCTTGATATTACAAATTACTAAATGCTTTGCAGTAGTTTGATACTTTGATCTAGAAAGGGGATGAGTATAATCTGAATTATTTCATGGAGTATTTTTTTAGGTTTAGTATTTCCTCGTTTTTGTGAAGTTTCTCACATAGACTATGATCATTAACCAAACTAGGACAAAGAATGTGTGGCAGAGACCAAGCCCTTTCTATTATTGTCTTTTTGGTGCAATAATACTATCCTTGAAGCCTCTCATTGATGTTGATGGAATGAAATGGACCATTTTAGCTaaagtttttctacttttccaATAATTTTTACTCTTCCATTTTCCTGTTGTACCATCTTTAACTTATGTAACatgtgaaaaaaaaatcaaatgctgtCATACTTCCATCATACTCCTATAGATCATCTACCTATTTTAGTTTAATACAGTTAACTATGTCTAGATTAAGTTGGTTCACCTTGCTCCATGTATTTCTTCTTGCTCCGACTCTGGCCTAAATTAAGTGTGCTGTTTTGATAGTTctgatgatgtaattatgtaaataaACTTCCAATTTATTTCCAACCTTGTTCCTTGTTGTTTGTCACTCTaatctattatttattatttttcataaatcaaTTACACcattaaggaagcaaaaattcaaCTGGTTTATTGACCTATCCCAAGGGAAAAAGATGAAGTTATGTTATACTAATTTTTGCCAGTCTTGCTACCTTGACACTATATTGGAGCTCTGGCTGACATTTTCTCAAGCGTAAGTGGCAAATACTGTTtcatattttgttacaatatgtgGTCATATTGGGGACACAAGCATCTTACAGTGACATATTTCATTTTAGAATATTTTGTTGATTATTAGATTGAATACTAGGAAGTTGCAACCCTCATAACATACATATTTATTTAAGTCATATATGCATATTAATTTGACGTATTCACTCTTGGTGATCATTCTCTGGTCTTTTTTATTCAATTTTTATGATGGGAAGGACTTGTAATATATTCTGTCATTGGACGACAACAAGATAGTTGCTACTTAATACTTTAACTGTTGATCAGAATATGGTGACGGAAACAATTAGATAGAATTTTATATAAGGTGACAAATTTGTCTAGCTTTGTTGCTTATGATTCTATATATCCATTATTATATGCCTGCTTTAGAGACTAACAAATAGGAACACAAaatgtttctttttttccttctataCATAAATGACCACCTTTTTTTCTAATTATAAACTGTCCTCAGGTTACGGGTGAGGCTGAATATATTGATGACATGCCACATCCTCCACAAGCTTTACATGCTGCTTTAATATTGAGTAAAAGGGCTCATGCACGAATTTTGTCTATAGATGATGTTCTGGCCAAGTCTTCACCTGGATTTGTTGGTCTGTTCCTTTACAGAGACATCCCTGGAAGTAATAAACTTGGTGTAATTCTCAAAGACGAGGAACTATTTGCTTCAGACATTGTTACTTGTGTTGGACAGGTATAAATCCATACAAAAAATACCAAGTGTTTATGCTTTACTTACTTTTAGATTTTTGTGTCAGGCCTAAAAGACAAGTACAACATTTATCAATCTTATTAATTTTGCACTTATCTGATGTAGATTGTTGGTGTTGTTGTGGCTGATACACATGACAATGCGAAGATAGCTTCAAATAAAGTGCATATTGAATATGAAGACTTGCCTGCTATCTTATCCATAAGAGAAGCTGTGAGATCTTGCAGCTTTTATCCAAACACTGAAAGATGGCTCATGAAAGGAGATGTAGAGTTGTGTTTCAAGTCAGGTGAATGTGACAAAATCATAGAAGGAGAGGTTCAAGTTGGAGGACAAGAGCACTTTTACTTGGAACCAAATGGCAGTTTGATTTGGCCAGTCGATGGTGGAAATGAAGTTCATATGGTTTCCTCTACACAAGTAGGTTGATGTTCTTTGGATTGCTAAACCTTAATACATTAGCACAATTCCTTTCACCAGTCATGATTATTAACTTGTATGTTATTTTCCTGTCTTGTACTCTCAATTTGAGGCTTCTgaattcagtgatttaaaaaacgctaggtgCCTTTTGGCGCTATGATCCAAAAaagcccgaggcgctaggtgctcgcctGAGCGAAACGagacattaaaatataaaaatatataatataattaataaatataattatttaagtaaaaatatgatattaaattaagataaTCTtgtaaaatcacaatatcacattaaaaaaagtctcaaaatttaaaacaataacaataatttaaaataaataaaaattaacagtattaaaattaaaataatatattattaatctaataaataaatatactgttattagtatatagttagcagtatactattaatatactattaacagtatactatcgaagtgagaagagtgtgagtaagaggaagatcgaGGCTGCTGACTGAGAGCATCGGGAGTGGCGACAGTGGTAGCGGcagtggtagcagcgagcagcagcagcggaagcaacgatagtggcagcgacagtgatagcagcgagcagcgggagcgggagcgacgagtagGGTTAGGATTGGGAAGTCGCAAGAGGAAGGTTGatatcagtgctttagttggttcgattgaaccaactaaagcactagaGATCGAACTAGACCTAAAACACTGGTtcagtcgcctggtttaacccgggtgctcgcccgaagcgcctgacGCCTAGGCTCAGTCGAGCGCCCACTAGACCTAAAACAATGGTTCGGTcgtctggtttaacccgggcgctcgcccgaagcgcctaaCGCCGGGGCTCGGTCGAGCAcccaggcggtgcctctttgaagcgcctCGCTTGGAAATGaagtgaggcgctcgggcctcgccttgcctcgtcgaaccaactaaagcactagaGATCGAACTAGACCTAAAACACTGGTtcagtcgcctggtttaacccgggtgctcgcccgaagcgcctgacGCCTAGGCTTAGTCGAGCGCCCACTAGACCTAAAACAATGGTTCGGTCGTCTGGTTtaacctgggcgctcgcccgaagcgcctaaTGCCGGGGCTCGGTCGAGCAcccaggcggtgcctctttgaagcgccccgcctggaaatgaagtgagacgctcgggcctcgccttgcctcgtctgagcgcccgagcacctattgaaatcactgtttGGATTTAATGTCTTTATCAAGGTTTAAAATAACACCGCCAATACCGATCCTAAGCTTgtatgaaaaaggtggagggttacGTTACGTCACTGATAACCAACGTAAAATTATGTCATATCTCATGAGCTTAGATCTTAATCGATTTCAATATAGAGTTGttttttacagatctcaatggtagaaaaagatccatgtagccgaccccaaatagttgggacttatggttttgttgttgtatCAAGGTTTAAAATCTTAATTTGATGCCAATATCGGTTAGTGGCTGAGTCAGTATGATTTTGATATGGATTAATGTAGCAACACATTAAGAGTTAGTACCCCTGGTTCAGAGTGGAGGGAGAAAAGAGAGGGAATAAGATGAGGAGGAAACAACAACCAATAAGAAGAGGAAATGCTGGTGATGCAGCAGCATGGAGGCAATGGCAGCGACAGTGGGAAGAGGAGGCAGTAGAGGGGAAAAAAGAGTATGcatgagagatagagagagagagtgagggaaaacaaacaaaaattataaaaatcactGTTATCATTCACACCTGTTAAAACATAAAAGAATGACTATAGGTACTGAGCTTGTAAGTATATCACCTGTGTACAGTTCAAAACCAAGCAATTTACCACTCAATAAACTCAGTTCAGTGAGCTTACTGTATGGTACAGTCCATACTAGACCAAACCAGGTAAGATCCACTGGTCTGCTTCCCAATTGGATATCATATTGGTAAAAGTCAGTCCATGTTATCATGGACTTAACTGAatttgtctaagtcgtgaggtATCCTTATGATGTCCGGTAGCAAAGAGTCAGCCTAGAACCTAGGTGCAACATTATCTGAAAGACCTacaaaaacaaaatttgattagTTTTGAAATCGAGCAGCAGGCAAGTATTGATGCCTCGAATGATAATGCAGCACTCAAGCAATTTAGTAAACACACTTCCAAGGCAATTAAGAGTGGAATGACTTtgaaccaaggattttaatttcaaattatactgctcgtaccgggcggtattagctTTGCTATGGCCTACCTACGGCGAGGGAAGAAGGTGcgttgagggagaagagggagaaggcgctcgaagaagagggagaatcgggagaacctcgatgCTTTCCGATTTGACatcgccctccctcgacgatcctgatCCAAAGAGGTAACGGAGAGGCGGTGGCTCAGCTTCTTCGTTGCATTCTTCGCCGAAGGCCGGAGACGCTTGCGGCCTTCGCCACGTTCTTCGTCGAAGGTCGGAGATATCTGCGGCCTTCAACGTCTTCGTCAAACGCCGCAGATGAGGAAAAGACCATGTTCTTCTCCTTGTCTGAcgtgacgaggagaagaaaaggaggtgacATCGCCGAAGCAGCATatgcctcctttttctttttaaattttttattatatatatatatatatatatatatatatatatatatatatatatatacacgtatcaAGCGGTACACCCTAACGTATTGCTCGGTATgcccataccgtaccgtaccatactgggcaaagctcgaaacaccggtacaatACGAAACTAAAATCCTTGCTTTAAACGCTTAAAAGACAGCCGCAGGTCCATCTGTGTTGCAGGCATGTGGCAGCCATCTGTGATAGCATGAACTAGTCCAAAATGGTATTCCAACCATTGGTTTTGATATAGATACATATCATTAAGTAGACTATGGTACATTCCAAATTTTGGGCTTAACCAAACAGCTACGTCTTGGATGCAGCAATTTTATGTCCATTATGGGTTATACATTGTTGAGGTTTCAGGTATTATTATAagaatgttaaggatatgtttgTGAACATTATAGCTATCACTTATGTCTGATATTAAAATGCAATTGTGATTACAAATCAAAAAATTGGGTAAGCTTGATAATTGGCAGTTAAATTCTGCAGAAAGGCACAATTAATTCGAAGACAActttttatgaaaattttaataagtaCTTAAATTTATAACAAGAAAATCATCAGCATGTTATATTTTATGGATTAATATTGTTAGTATTTTGTAATTTTATTTAAGTTTGCTTATAcaaagacacagacatatatatatatatatatatatatatatatatatatatatatatatatatatatatatatatatatatatatgtgtatgtatgtatatccaAATGAAATACGTGTTTGTGGTTGTTATGAACTTCTCGGTGATAATTTCCTTTTATATGTTAACTTGCTTCTCTCATGATTCTAGTTACTTGCATGAAAGCTTTTCCGGTTCTAGTTTGACTTACGTTATTATATATCTTTGTTTGTCTTGAAGTGTCCTCAGTATCACCAAGAATGTGTTGCTCATGTACTTGGACTTCCACTTTCAAAAGTTGTTTGCAAGACTAAGCGCATTGGTGGTGGATTTGGTGGAAAAGAATCAAGATCTGCTTTCATTGCAGCTGCAGCTTCTGTGCCATCATACCTTCTGAGGAGACCTGTGAAAATTATATTAGACAGAGATACAGACATGATGATAACTGGACAGCGCCATAGTTTCCTTGGAAAATACAAGGTATAGGATAAGAAATGGAGTGACACTTGCTAAggaaagaatttaaaattttagaaattatgTTTCAACAACTAAATGCATTCCAACCAACTCGTATATAACACATTGTCATTTGGAGTTGCTATATTTCAGGAAATCAACATTGTTTTAGTTGAGCTGACCTTTCTGAAATTTTAACACATTGCCAGGACCATTTAACATGTTATAAGTTGCATATTCTGTTATTTTAGTTGTTAGTTCCCTTAATTCTATTGACACTATTAATATGTCATCTTTAAATGTTGCAATGAGCATACAGGTTCCACACCTTTAAATATCCAAGTAACCTAGATACCGTGTGATATGTCTGATTTATAAGCGAGATGAAAAAATGCTGATGATGAGAAGTACAAGATGGACTGGTAAGTTATCAGTCAGAACTCAATTTCCAACACAACAATTACATATGCTCAATatacaaaaaaaatctaaaatttgcTACTATTTTCCCTTTTATTCACCGTCAAATAGTTCTACAATCCAGATCATAATCTCCTAATGCAGAAAGGAACTTTAGTTGCCTTTGATGGTTCTATGACTTTGGACAACTCATTGAATCCAATACAACTGAAATATATGCTCAATACAACGAAAAAAAAAGATCTATTATTTGCTATAGTTTATTCTTTTAGACACCATCAAATAGTTCTAAAATCTAGGTCATTATATCGTATTGCTGACAGGAACTTTTTTAATCTTTTGATAGTTCTAGGGCATTGGGCAGTACTTTATTAACAATGACTTCTTTGTCGCATAGATGTCCACTCCACTATAAGAAATGAAGTTTTGTTACTTTTGTTGGAAATGACAATAACAGGAGGTTTACGACTACTACAATGTTCAAGATTACCTGAAAGGCTAAAACCATGTCATAATTGAACTGACTGTTTTTTCTTTCTTGCACTAACTGACTGAATTAAGAAAAGGtgtatgaaagcatgttttaattttGTACTTGCACTGTCATGAAGTCATGTGGTGGATTTTGTCATCTACTCCTTTTCTACTTCCAAGATGGTTTTCTTGGAGTTACAGACAAAATCATCTAACAATTATTCCAAGTTCTCAACTAAGTGTTTTGTGACGGTGCAGTCCTTTTTGGGAGTAGTAGTCATGCAACTAATCATTTTCTCATGGCCACAAAGCAGGTCACGAGTTAAGGTCCTAGTTCTCCTATATTATCCCTTttccttcaatcttttgctcggtGTTACCCCATATATGGGTCTTGCAAATACCATTAACCTTGGCTTACATATGTCAAGGTTATTTTTCATCCAGCTTGCATGCAAGGTGATGTTAGAGCTTATATATAAGTTGAACCCTATCATATGAGCTTAGGCTTTTTAAAATAGTAGTTAACCCACTAGTTGTTAAAGTCTGATTGTTGATTATGAAAACACCAAACATTGTATAAACAAATAACCTTGATGAAGAAAGCTTAGTTTATAACGTTATATGCTTCCTCAAACTGTTACGTGCGCTGACCATTCATATGATCTGATGTAGTACTACAATTCAATTTTGATGATGGTCATTAGGAGTGCAAGCGAATTTACCAAAATTAATGCTTTGGACAAAATGTTGTTTCATACTCTTTAAACTATTCTTTGCACAAACAAGTGCAttcatataaattttttgatgataATTTAGAAACTTGATATAAAGGCCTAACTTATTGTAATGattgaaaggaaaaaagaagagcaATTAATGTGCTTGTTTAACATCTTATTCATTCAACAAAATCAAAGTGGATTATGCCCGGATATGGTGTTAGAAGTCGAACACTTGATATTTGTACATATATGTCATCAAATACTAGTTGTAAAGGATTTAAAAAATTAACAAAATTGATGTTTCTTCCAGCTAAGAAAGTTTTGCACCTTCCTACAAAGAAGAAGGGAAAAAGGAGGGAAGTAGTTGTTTGTCATGACATAAACCAAGACCATGCCGACACCAAATGTATCAACTGAATcatagagaagaagaaaaagaaaaaaagaaaagaagagggaaGGGAACAAAGAGAAATTAGGAGTAACACACTTTTCGTTAGCTAAGATTTTCTCCCAAGATGAGCCTTGGTTGACAGAAATGGGAAACTTTGGATATAAATAGAAGATTGAAGATAGGGGTTAAATCTTCGTGAAGGAGAAAGGGTAGTATTCGGTGAATACTGGAGACAATAATTTACAGAGGTAGTTATTTAAAAGCACTACTCTCCTTTTTTTCTACGTTagattatatatttcttttctatGAAACGTAGATTAGGTTTGTTCAATGTGTACAGTTGATAAATTAAGGGCTAATATATCCAAGAAAATACTGTAATACCATAGTGCCAACTCTATTACGGTATCTCCCTAGGTTTTAGGTCCAGTACCTGTCAGAACAACGTAAGCTAACTGATACAGGTTGGTACATTGGAGGCTAAAATCCCTCATCTTACCCATGGTCCTATGATGGA contains the following coding sequences:
- the LOC135585405 gene encoding xanthine dehydrogenase-like isoform X4, with the translated sequence MGSLTKAQDVVAEEEWSREVVVYVNGVRRVLPDGLAHLTVLQYLRDVGLTGAKLGCGEGGCGACTVMISYFDEQSKRSVHHAINACLAPLYSVEGMHVITVEGIGNSQRGLHPIQSIFKCITATSILYNSQKAGYDLSDTWGVQVTVGQESLAQAHGSQCGFCTPGFVMSMYALLRSSGEPPTEEQIEESLAGNLCRCTGYRPILDAFRVFAKTDDLLYAKTSLESTSAGDLICPSSGKPCSCGKGTANRRDNSVCVKQYSPVLYNKIDGSLYFEKELIFPPELILRKNMPLCLHGFGGVKWYRPLKLQHVLDLKSRYPDAKLVVGNTEVGIETKFKNSQYPVLISVTHVPELNILSMNENELEIGASVRLTLLQQFLRKVIMQHPVEETSSCKAILRQLKWFAGNQIKNVASVGGNICTASPISDLNPLWMAAGAIMRIMNCKGNVRTIPAKEFFLGYRKVDLANDEVLLSVFLPWTRSLEFVKEFKQAHRREDDIALVNAGMRVLLKQDCGIWEVSDVSIIYGGVAPVSLIASKTQSFLRKKKWDNNLLQGALKILQEDIVLTEDAPGGMIEFRKSLILSFFFKFFSWVTNEMYEKGSFSEGLHGKHLSAIQAYSRPQTSGIQSYDLTRHETAVGQPAIHLSSKLQVTGEAEYIDDMPHPPQALHAALILSKRAHARILSIDDVLAKSSPGFVGLFLYRDIPGSNKLGVILKDEELFASDIVTCVGQIVGVVVADTHDNAKIASNKVHIEYEDLPAILSIREAVRSCSFYPNTERWLMKGDVELCFKSGECDKIIEGEVQVGGQEHFYLEPNGSLIWPVDGGNEVHMVSSTQCPQYHQECVAHVLGLPLSKVVCKTKRIGGGFGGKESRSAFIAAAASVPSYLLRRPVKIILDRDTDMMITGQRHSFLGKYKVGFTTAGDVLALDLQLYNNGGNSLDLSCSVLERAMFHSDNVYDVPNMRVRGQVCYTNFPSNTAFRGFGGPQGMLIAENWIQRIAMELQRSPEEIRELNFHNEGSMLHYGMILQSCTLTQLWDELKTSCDFVKARANVNHFNLHNRWRKRGVAMVPTKFGISFTTKHMNQAGALVQVYTDGTVLVTHGGVEMGQGLHTKVAQIAASAFNIPLSSVFISDTSTDKVPNASPTAASASSDLYGAAVLDACEQIKARMQCIATTKTHSSFAECVHATWNA
- the LOC135585405 gene encoding xanthine dehydrogenase-like isoform X3; the encoded protein is MGSLTKAQDVVAEEEWSREVVVYVNGVRRVLPDGLAHLTVLQYLRDVGLTGAKLGCGEGGCGACTVMISYFDEQSKRSVHHAINACLAPLYSVEGMHVITVEGIGNSQRGLHPIQESLAQAHGSQCGFCTPGFVMSMYALLRSSGEPPTEEQIEESLAGNLCRCTGYRPILDAFRVFAKTDDLLYAKTSLESTSAGDLICPSSGKPCSCGKGTANRRDNSVCVKQYSPVLYNKIDGSLYFEKELIFPPELILRKNMPLCLHGFGGVKWYRPLKLQHVLDLKSRYPDAKLVVGNTEVGIETKFKNSQYPVLISVTHVPELNILSMNENELEIGASVRLTLLQQFLRKVIMQHPVEETSSCKAILRQLKWFAGNQIKNVASVGGNICTASPISDLNPLWMAAGAIMRIMNCKGNVRTIPAKEFFLGYRKVDLANDEVLLSVFLPWTRSLEFVKEFKQAHRREDDIALVNAGMRVLLKQDCGIWEVSDVSIIYGGVAPVSLIASKTQSFLRKKKWDNNLLQGALKILQEDIVLTEDAPGGMIEFRKSLILSFFFKFFSWVTNEMYEKGSFSEGLHGKHLSAIQAYSRPQTSGIQSYDLTRHETAVGQPAIHLSSKLQVTGEAEYIDDMPHPPQALHAALILSKRAHARILSIDDVLAKSSPGFVGLFLYRDIPGSNKLGVILKDEELFASDIVTCVGQIVGVVVADTHDNAKIASNKVHIEYEDLPAILSIREAVRSCSFYPNTERWLMKGDVELCFKSGECDKIIEGEVQVGGQEHFYLEPNGSLIWPVDGGNEVHMVSSTQCPQYHQECVAHVLGLPLSKVVCKTKRIGGGFGGKESRSAFIAAAASVPSYLLRRPVKIILDRDTDMMITGQRHSFLGKYKVGFTTAGDVLALDLQLYNNGGNSLDLSCSVLERAMFHSDNVYDVPNMRVRGQVCYTNFPSNTAFRGFGGPQGMLIAENWIQRIAMELQRSPEEIRELNFHNEGSMLHYGMILQSCTLTQLWDELKTSCDFVKARANVNHFNLHNRWRKRGVAMVPTKFGISFTTKHMNQAGALVQVYTDGTVLVTHGGVEMGQGLHTKVAQIAASAFNIPLSSVFISDTSTDKVPNASPTAASASSDLYGAAVLDACEQIKARMQCIATTKTHSSFAELVRACYLERIDLSAHGFYITPNIGFDWKVGKGTPFNYFTYGAAFAEVEIDTLTGDFYTREADIIMDLGHSLNPAIDVGQIEGAFVQGLGWIALEELKWGDADHKWIRPGHLYTSGPGTYKIPTANDIPVKFKVSLLKGVQNPKAIHSSKAVGEPPFFLASAVLFAIKDAVGAARAEEGYHDWFPLDNPATPERIRMACMDDFTKQVASHNFHPKLSV